In Cicer arietinum cultivar CDC Frontier isolate Library 1 chromosome 7, Cicar.CDCFrontier_v2.0, whole genome shotgun sequence, a single window of DNA contains:
- the LOC101502458 gene encoding type I inositol polyphosphate 5-phosphatase 12 isoform X2, which produces MDERIDEDEKEKESLAAAGLSSVPPHRKAHSYSQQLRGPSTNKRHNRVRKHSLDDSRISNNIIESFYESDSDDDFFPHSSNHAAADEYIEGISDDSSSQYQPMQEFIGSGGGTGVFKAPIRASVHPGRPPCLELRPHPLRETQVGKFLRNIACTETQLWSGQECGVRVWEFRNAYEHGCGLGGRVRRGDEDAAPFYESCDTSPTLCLTVDNGNRLVWSGHKDGKIRSWKMDQQFSTPFKEGLSWQAHRGPVLAMVLTCYGDLWSGSEGGIIKIWPWESVEKSLSHSPEERHMAALLVERSFIDLRIQVTVNGVCSISSQEVKCLLSDHIRARVWCASPLSFSLWDARSKDLLKVFNIDGQPENRVDMSSVQQDQAVEDEMKVKFVSNSKKDKSQSSSFLQRSRNAIMGAADAVRRVATKGAGAFVEDTKRTEALVQTSDGMIWSGCTNGLLVQWDGSGTRVQDFNRHPCAVQCFCTFGTRVYVGYVSGIIQVLDLEGNIIAGWVAHNSPVLKLAVGNGSVYSLATHGGIRGWNIASPGPVDSIIRSELASKELTYTRRHNIRILIGTWNVGQGRASQDSLLSWLGSVVSDVGIVVVGLQEVEMGAGFLAMSAAKETVGLEGSAMGQWWLDTIGKALEEGKAFERMGSRQLAGLLISLWVRKNLRKHVGDIDAGAVPCGFGRAIGNKGGVGLRIRVYDRIMCFVNCHLAAHLEAVNRRNADFDHIYRNMVFSRSSNLLNTAAAGVSTSAHMLRGTNAMGVNPEEAKPELSEADMVVFFGDFNYRLFGISYDEARDFVSQRCFDWLREKDQLRAEMKAGKVFQGMREAIIKFPPTYKFERHQPGLGGYDSGEKKRIPAWCDRIIYRDTRPAAVSDCNLDCPVVSSILQYDACMDVTDSDHKPVRCKFNVRISHADRSIRRKEFGDIMTSNEKIRSMLEESCYVPECNVSPDNIVLENQEASLLLITNRSTKDKAVYKITCEGQSIVKNDGEAPDYIPRAAFGFPRWLEVSPSTGIIKPDQTVEVSVRHEDLHVSEEIVDGIPQNWWSEDTRDKEVILVVHVQGSSSVQTCSQKIYVRHCFSVKPVRIDSKSNSARRNQVS; this is translated from the exons ATGGATGAGCGAATTGACGAGGATGAGAAGGAGAAGGAGTCCTTGGCCGCCGCCGGGTTGAGCTCAGTTCCACCTCACCGCAAGGCCCATTCATATAGCCAACAACTGCGAGGCCCCTCCACAAACAAACGCCATAATCGAGTCCGCAAGCACAGTCTAGACGACAGCCGTATATCGAATAACATAATCGAATCTTTTTACGAGTCAGACTCGGATGACGACTTTTTCCCCCATTCATCAAATCATGCCGCTGCTGATGAATACATCGAAGGGATTTCGGATGATTCGTCTTCTCAGTATCAGCCAATGCAGGAATTTATTGGCAGCGGAGGCGGAACTGGAGTGTTTAAGGCTCCCATTAGAGCTTCCGTTCACCCCGGGAGACCACCGTGCCTTGAGTTAAGGCCCCATCCGTTAAGGGAAACTCAAGTGGGGAAATTCCTCAGAAACATTGCCTGTACCGAAACACAGCTGTGGTCTGGACAAGAATGTGGAGTTAGGGTGTGGGAGTTTCGAAATGCCTATGAACATGGTTGCGGTCTGGGTGGAAGGGTTAGAAGGGGCGACGAGGACGCTGCTCCATTTTATGAATCTTGCGATACCTCCCCCACATTATGTTTGACTGTCGACAACGGGAATAGGTTGGTTTGGAGTGGCCATAAGGATGGCAAGATTAGGTCATGGAAAATGGATCAACAATTTTCTACCCCCTTTAAGGAAGGTCTTTCTTGGCAGGCACACAGAGGTCCCGTTCTTGCCATGGTCTTAACTTGCTATGGCGATCTCTGGTCAGGTTCTGAAGGGGGTATTATTAAGATCTGGCCATGGGAATCCGTTGAAAAATCTCTTTCCCACTCTCCAGAAGAAAGACACATGGCAGCCTTACTTGTCGAGAGATCTTTCATTGACCTCAGAATTCAAGTTACAGTAAATGGTGTCTGCAGTATATCTTCTCAAGAGGTTAAGTGTTTGCTGTCTGATCATATTAGAGCTCGTGTCTGGTGTGCTTCCCCTCTATCCTTTTCACTCTG GGATGCCCGTTCAAAGGACCTTTTGAAAGTATTTAACATCGACGGTCAGCCAGAAAATCGAGTTGACATGTCGTCGGTGCAGCAGGATCAAGCAGTAGAAGACGAGATGAAGGTAAAGTTCGTTTCCAACTCAAAAAAAGACAAGTCCCAAAGTTCGAGTTTTCTGCAGAGATCACGTAATGCAATAATGGGAGCTGCGGATGCTGTCCGTCGAGTTGCAACCAAGGGAGCTGGGGCATTTGTTGAAGATACTAAAAGAACAGAAGCCCTTGTGCAAACAAGTGATGGGATGATTTGGAGTGGATGTACAAATGGCTTACTTGTGCAGTGGGATGGCAGTGGAACCCGTGTGCAGGATTTTAATCGCCACCCTTGTGCCGTTCAATGCTTCTGCACTTTTGGAACACGAGTATATGTAGGCTATGTGAGTGGTATTATCCAAGTACTGGACTTAGAAGGCAATATAATTGCAGGATGGGTTGCTCATAATAGTCCTGTGCTTAAATTGGCTGTTGGTAACGGTTCTGTGTATAGCTTGGCAACTCATGGTGGCATACGCGGATGGAATATTGCATCCCCAGGCCCTGTTGACAGCATAATAAGATCAGAGCTGGCCTCAAAGGAACTTACTTATACAAGACGACACAATATCAGAATTTTGATTGGCACATGGAATGTTGGTCAAGGTAGAGCTTCCCAAGATTCACTTTTGTCGTGGTTGGGGTCTGTTGTATCAGATGTTGGCATTGTTGTGGTTGGTTTGCAAGAGGTGGAGATGGGTGCTGGTTTTCTTGCAATGTCTGCGGCAAAAGAAACT GTAGGTCTAGAAGGAAGTGCAATGGGGCAGTGGTGGCTGGATACAATAGGGAAGGCCTTGGAAGAAGGAAAAGCTTTTGAGCGTATGGGTTCTAGGCAGCTTGCTGGCTTGCTTATATCTCTTTG GGTAAGAAAGAATCTTAGAAAACATGTTGGGGACATTGATGCTGGAGCAGTCCCATGTGGTTTTGGACGTGCAATTGGCAACAAG GGAGGAGTGGGGTTGAGAATCAGAGTCTATGACAGGATAATGTGCTTTGTGAATTGTCACTTGGCTGCACACTTGGAAGCTGTTAATCGGCGAAATGCTGATTTTGACCACATTTATCGAAATATGGTCTTCAGCCGATCCTCCAACCTACTCAATACAGCAGCTG CTGGTGTCTCTACTTCTGCTCATATGCTTCGTGGTACAAAT GCTATGGGTGTCAACCCCGAAGAAGCAAAACCTGAGTTATCTGAAGCAGATATGGTGGTATTTTTTGGTGATTTCAACTACCGGCTTTTTGGTATATCATATGATGAAGCCAGAGACTTTGTTTCTCAAAGATGTTTTGATTGGCTTAGAGAAAAAGACCAGCTCAGGGCGGAGATGAAAGCTGGAAAAGTTTTCCAGGGAATGCGGGAGGCAATAATCAAATTTCCTCCAACTTATAAGTTTGAGAGGCACCAACCAGGTTTAGGAG GGTATGATTCTGGGGAGAAAAAGCGAATTCCTGCCTGGTGTGATAGAATAATATATCGTGATACCCGGCCAGCTGCAGTTTCTGATTGCAATTTAGACTGTCCTGTTGTGTCATCAATTTTACA GTATGATGCTTGCATGGATGTGACTGATAGTGATCACAAACCTGTTCGATGTAAGTTCAATGTGAGAATTTCTCATGCTGATAGATCAATTAGGAGAAAAGAATTTGGGGACATTATGACATCAAATGAGAAAATCAGATCTATGCTCGAAGAATCATGTTATGTTCCAGAATGCAATGTCAGCCCAGACAATATAGTCCTTGAAAACCAGGAGGCTTCGTTGTTGCTTATTACAAACAGAAGTACAAAGGATAAGGCTGTATACAAGATCACTTGTGAGGGCCAGTCTATTGTCAAGAATGATGGAGAAGCACCTGATTATATCCCAAGAGCTGCCTTTGGTTTTCCTAGATGGCTTGAG GTGTCTCCATCCACCGGCATAATTAAACCTGATCAAACTGTAGAGGTTTCAGTACGTCATGAAGATCTGCATGTCTCTGAAGAAATAGTAGACGGCATACCACAGAACTGGTGGAGTGAAGACACCAGAGATAAGGAGGTGATTTTGGTGGTTCATGTTCAAGGCAGTTCCTCCGTCCAAACTTGCAGTCAGAAGATATATGTGCGACATTGCTTCTCAGTAAAGCCGGTGCGAATTGACTCAAAATCCAACAGTGCAAGAAGAAACCAAGTAAGCTAA
- the LOC101502458 gene encoding type I inositol polyphosphate 5-phosphatase 12 isoform X1 — protein sequence MDERIDEDEKEKESLAAAGLSSVPPHRKAHSYSQQLRGPSTNKRHNRVRKHSLDDSRISNNIIESFYESDSDDDFFPHSSNHAAADEYIEGISDDSSSQYQPMQEFIGSGGGTGVFKAPIRASVHPGRPPCLELRPHPLRETQVGKFLRNIACTETQLWSGQECGVRVWEFRNAYEHGCGLGGRVRRGDEDAAPFYESCDTSPTLCLTVDNGNRLVWSGHKDGKIRSWKMDQQFSTPFKEGLSWQAHRGPVLAMVLTCYGDLWSGSEGGIIKIWPWESVEKSLSHSPEERHMAALLVERSFIDLRIQVTVNGVCSISSQEVKCLLSDHIRARVWCASPLSFSLWDARSKDLLKVFNIDGQPENRVDMSSVQQDQAVEDEMKVKFVSNSKKDKSQSSSFLQRSRNAIMGAADAVRRVATKGAGAFVEDTKRTEALVQTSDGMIWSGCTNGLLVQWDGSGTRVQDFNRHPCAVQCFCTFGTRVYVGYVSGIIQVLDLEGNIIAGWVAHNSPVLKLAVGNGSVYSLATHGGIRGWNIASPGPVDSIIRSELASKELTYTRRHNIRILIGTWNVGQGRASQDSLLSWLGSVVSDVGIVVVGLQEVEMGAGFLAMSAAKETVGLEGSAMGQWWLDTIGKALEEGKAFERMGSRQLAGLLISLWVRKNLRKHVGDIDAGAVPCGFGRAIGNKGGVGLRIRVYDRIMCFVNCHLAAHLEAVNRRNADFDHIYRNMVFSRSSNLLNTAAGMVPYLFLSCSLAFSTYLFWLLYSSGLPLVLSVAAGVSTSAHMLRGTNAMGVNPEEAKPELSEADMVVFFGDFNYRLFGISYDEARDFVSQRCFDWLREKDQLRAEMKAGKVFQGMREAIIKFPPTYKFERHQPGLGGYDSGEKKRIPAWCDRIIYRDTRPAAVSDCNLDCPVVSSILQYDACMDVTDSDHKPVRCKFNVRISHADRSIRRKEFGDIMTSNEKIRSMLEESCYVPECNVSPDNIVLENQEASLLLITNRSTKDKAVYKITCEGQSIVKNDGEAPDYIPRAAFGFPRWLEVSPSTGIIKPDQTVEVSVRHEDLHVSEEIVDGIPQNWWSEDTRDKEVILVVHVQGSSSVQTCSQKIYVRHCFSVKPVRIDSKSNSARRNQVS from the exons ATGGATGAGCGAATTGACGAGGATGAGAAGGAGAAGGAGTCCTTGGCCGCCGCCGGGTTGAGCTCAGTTCCACCTCACCGCAAGGCCCATTCATATAGCCAACAACTGCGAGGCCCCTCCACAAACAAACGCCATAATCGAGTCCGCAAGCACAGTCTAGACGACAGCCGTATATCGAATAACATAATCGAATCTTTTTACGAGTCAGACTCGGATGACGACTTTTTCCCCCATTCATCAAATCATGCCGCTGCTGATGAATACATCGAAGGGATTTCGGATGATTCGTCTTCTCAGTATCAGCCAATGCAGGAATTTATTGGCAGCGGAGGCGGAACTGGAGTGTTTAAGGCTCCCATTAGAGCTTCCGTTCACCCCGGGAGACCACCGTGCCTTGAGTTAAGGCCCCATCCGTTAAGGGAAACTCAAGTGGGGAAATTCCTCAGAAACATTGCCTGTACCGAAACACAGCTGTGGTCTGGACAAGAATGTGGAGTTAGGGTGTGGGAGTTTCGAAATGCCTATGAACATGGTTGCGGTCTGGGTGGAAGGGTTAGAAGGGGCGACGAGGACGCTGCTCCATTTTATGAATCTTGCGATACCTCCCCCACATTATGTTTGACTGTCGACAACGGGAATAGGTTGGTTTGGAGTGGCCATAAGGATGGCAAGATTAGGTCATGGAAAATGGATCAACAATTTTCTACCCCCTTTAAGGAAGGTCTTTCTTGGCAGGCACACAGAGGTCCCGTTCTTGCCATGGTCTTAACTTGCTATGGCGATCTCTGGTCAGGTTCTGAAGGGGGTATTATTAAGATCTGGCCATGGGAATCCGTTGAAAAATCTCTTTCCCACTCTCCAGAAGAAAGACACATGGCAGCCTTACTTGTCGAGAGATCTTTCATTGACCTCAGAATTCAAGTTACAGTAAATGGTGTCTGCAGTATATCTTCTCAAGAGGTTAAGTGTTTGCTGTCTGATCATATTAGAGCTCGTGTCTGGTGTGCTTCCCCTCTATCCTTTTCACTCTG GGATGCCCGTTCAAAGGACCTTTTGAAAGTATTTAACATCGACGGTCAGCCAGAAAATCGAGTTGACATGTCGTCGGTGCAGCAGGATCAAGCAGTAGAAGACGAGATGAAGGTAAAGTTCGTTTCCAACTCAAAAAAAGACAAGTCCCAAAGTTCGAGTTTTCTGCAGAGATCACGTAATGCAATAATGGGAGCTGCGGATGCTGTCCGTCGAGTTGCAACCAAGGGAGCTGGGGCATTTGTTGAAGATACTAAAAGAACAGAAGCCCTTGTGCAAACAAGTGATGGGATGATTTGGAGTGGATGTACAAATGGCTTACTTGTGCAGTGGGATGGCAGTGGAACCCGTGTGCAGGATTTTAATCGCCACCCTTGTGCCGTTCAATGCTTCTGCACTTTTGGAACACGAGTATATGTAGGCTATGTGAGTGGTATTATCCAAGTACTGGACTTAGAAGGCAATATAATTGCAGGATGGGTTGCTCATAATAGTCCTGTGCTTAAATTGGCTGTTGGTAACGGTTCTGTGTATAGCTTGGCAACTCATGGTGGCATACGCGGATGGAATATTGCATCCCCAGGCCCTGTTGACAGCATAATAAGATCAGAGCTGGCCTCAAAGGAACTTACTTATACAAGACGACACAATATCAGAATTTTGATTGGCACATGGAATGTTGGTCAAGGTAGAGCTTCCCAAGATTCACTTTTGTCGTGGTTGGGGTCTGTTGTATCAGATGTTGGCATTGTTGTGGTTGGTTTGCAAGAGGTGGAGATGGGTGCTGGTTTTCTTGCAATGTCTGCGGCAAAAGAAACT GTAGGTCTAGAAGGAAGTGCAATGGGGCAGTGGTGGCTGGATACAATAGGGAAGGCCTTGGAAGAAGGAAAAGCTTTTGAGCGTATGGGTTCTAGGCAGCTTGCTGGCTTGCTTATATCTCTTTG GGTAAGAAAGAATCTTAGAAAACATGTTGGGGACATTGATGCTGGAGCAGTCCCATGTGGTTTTGGACGTGCAATTGGCAACAAG GGAGGAGTGGGGTTGAGAATCAGAGTCTATGACAGGATAATGTGCTTTGTGAATTGTCACTTGGCTGCACACTTGGAAGCTGTTAATCGGCGAAATGCTGATTTTGACCACATTTATCGAAATATGGTCTTCAGCCGATCCTCCAACCTACTCAATACAGCAGCTGGTATGGTACCATACCTGTTCTTGTCTTGCTCTCTTGCCTTCTCCACATATTTATTTTGGCTACTTTACTCTTCTGGCTTGCCATTGGTCCTGTCTGTTGCAGCTGGTGTCTCTACTTCTGCTCATATGCTTCGTGGTACAAAT GCTATGGGTGTCAACCCCGAAGAAGCAAAACCTGAGTTATCTGAAGCAGATATGGTGGTATTTTTTGGTGATTTCAACTACCGGCTTTTTGGTATATCATATGATGAAGCCAGAGACTTTGTTTCTCAAAGATGTTTTGATTGGCTTAGAGAAAAAGACCAGCTCAGGGCGGAGATGAAAGCTGGAAAAGTTTTCCAGGGAATGCGGGAGGCAATAATCAAATTTCCTCCAACTTATAAGTTTGAGAGGCACCAACCAGGTTTAGGAG GGTATGATTCTGGGGAGAAAAAGCGAATTCCTGCCTGGTGTGATAGAATAATATATCGTGATACCCGGCCAGCTGCAGTTTCTGATTGCAATTTAGACTGTCCTGTTGTGTCATCAATTTTACA GTATGATGCTTGCATGGATGTGACTGATAGTGATCACAAACCTGTTCGATGTAAGTTCAATGTGAGAATTTCTCATGCTGATAGATCAATTAGGAGAAAAGAATTTGGGGACATTATGACATCAAATGAGAAAATCAGATCTATGCTCGAAGAATCATGTTATGTTCCAGAATGCAATGTCAGCCCAGACAATATAGTCCTTGAAAACCAGGAGGCTTCGTTGTTGCTTATTACAAACAGAAGTACAAAGGATAAGGCTGTATACAAGATCACTTGTGAGGGCCAGTCTATTGTCAAGAATGATGGAGAAGCACCTGATTATATCCCAAGAGCTGCCTTTGGTTTTCCTAGATGGCTTGAG GTGTCTCCATCCACCGGCATAATTAAACCTGATCAAACTGTAGAGGTTTCAGTACGTCATGAAGATCTGCATGTCTCTGAAGAAATAGTAGACGGCATACCACAGAACTGGTGGAGTGAAGACACCAGAGATAAGGAGGTGATTTTGGTGGTTCATGTTCAAGGCAGTTCCTCCGTCCAAACTTGCAGTCAGAAGATATATGTGCGACATTGCTTCTCAGTAAAGCCGGTGCGAATTGACTCAAAATCCAACAGTGCAAGAAGAAACCAAGTAAGCTAA
- the LOC101502140 gene encoding outer envelope pore protein 37, chloroplastic, which yields MVEMDSGGNPNYTVPSSPVVDPSAPSTNDIHNLPMFSLSRRPALRITTEFDSESSIFFHKISCKFLDSLGKLKLCFHNNSKGDVSEPQISLVSKHLSLHYDLEDHNALIKSSIEVGPRLQLTAAHDVKAQQGEVTMVANVADPGYALQLSTAVPSAGLPKATFRFPLGEVSLQEKEMEEEEEEQQVKNLLSVSGILKGQFLNGVCTAHYKDDDLRLRYRYKDEEMSFLPTLSLPSNALSFAFKRRLGPSDKLSYLYNCDSNYWSAVYKHTYGEDFKFKAGYDSEVRLGWASLWVGDEGGKAKTAPMKMKVQFMLQVPQDDIKSSALMFRIKKRWDI from the exons ATGGTGGAGATGGATTCAGGCGGAAACCCTAACTACACGGTCCCATCCTCCCCGGTGGTGGATCCTTCGGCGCCGTCAACAAATGATATTCATAATCTGCCGATGTTCTCATTATCTCGGAGGCCGGCCCTGAGAATTACGACGGAGTTCGATAGTGAAAGCTCAATATTCTTCCATAAAATATCTTGTAAGTTTTTGGACAGCCTTGGCAAGTTGAAGTTATGTTTCCATAATAACAGTAAAGGCGACGTCTCGGAACCTCAGATCAGCTTGGTATCCAAGCACCTTAGCCTCCATTACGACCTCGAAGACCATAATGCTCTCATTAAGAGTTCCATTGAAGTTGGTCCCAGATTGCAACTCACAGCCGCTCACGATGTCAAGGCTCAACAAGGAGAGGTTACCATGGTTGCAAACGTCGCTGATCCTGGCTATGCACTTCAACTATCAACAGCAGTTCCTTCCGCTGGATTG CCCAAAGCAACCTTCAGATTTCCTCTAGGTGAAGTTTCGCTACAAGAGAAAGAGATggaagaggaggaggaggagcAACAAGTCAAGAATTTGTTGTCAGTTAGTGGGATTCTTAAGGGTCAATTTTTGAACGGTGTTTGCACTGCCCACTATAAGGACGACGATTTGAGATTAAGATACCGCTACAAG GACGAAGAAATGTCATTTCTTCCAACACTTTCTCTCCCTTCAAATGCTTTGTCATTTGCCTTCAAGCGAAGGCTTGGCCCTTCCGACAAATTAAG TTACTTGTACAACTGTGATTCCAACTATTGGAGTGCTGTCTACAAGCATACTTACGGTGAGGATTTCAAATTTAAAGCTGGTTATGATTCAGAGGTTCGCCTTGGCTGGGCATCCCTTTGG GTTGGAGATGAAGGTGGGAAAGCAAAAACAGCTCCTATGAAAATGAAAGTTCAATTCATGCTTCAAGTGCCACAAGATGACATTAAATCTTCAGCTTTGATGTTTCGGATTAAGAAAAGATGGGACATTTAA